Proteins encoded together in one Teredinibacter franksiae window:
- a CDS encoding TIGR03545 family protein, with protein MKMIRWSGLGIFVGVIALLIAVTHFFVDSWIAKGIEAVAGDAVGAEVNVSSVSHSYSPFGVTVSGIQITDPAKPTHNQVQLESVTAEIEFLPLLMKKIIIDELAVTGVRFDSQRSKAGEVYLPVESDAPEEAETGMGFDVKLPSVDEVIAKIPLQTDKAKEAVKASYSAHDAKLKEQFSQLPDEKVLQDYSDKIKQLTEKDYKNPEDLLAAQNEFKSLKKSLNAEKSKINNFRKSAKDAQADLSKNIAALQTATSEDYNTLKGMLAGDMAALSEITALVFGEQARAWSKRLLSAYELVVPMLESKKEVEQVKGRKRGAGWNLQMPVHYPTF; from the coding sequence ATGAAAATGATTCGTTGGAGTGGATTAGGTATTTTTGTTGGGGTTATCGCGCTGCTTATAGCGGTAACACATTTTTTTGTAGACAGCTGGATAGCAAAGGGCATTGAAGCCGTTGCTGGAGATGCCGTAGGAGCAGAGGTAAATGTAAGTAGCGTTAGCCACAGTTATTCACCTTTTGGGGTAACGGTGTCGGGAATTCAAATAACCGATCCGGCCAAGCCAACCCACAACCAAGTACAGCTGGAATCAGTAACAGCAGAAATTGAATTTTTGCCGTTACTAATGAAAAAAATCATAATTGATGAATTGGCCGTGACGGGCGTTCGCTTTGATAGTCAGCGTAGCAAGGCTGGTGAGGTATACCTGCCGGTGGAAAGTGATGCCCCTGAAGAGGCTGAAACCGGTATGGGGTTCGATGTGAAGTTGCCCTCGGTTGATGAGGTGATAGCGAAAATACCACTGCAGACCGACAAAGCGAAAGAAGCAGTAAAAGCTAGCTATTCAGCTCACGACGCAAAACTAAAAGAACAGTTCTCACAGCTTCCCGATGAGAAAGTTCTCCAGGATTACAGCGATAAAATTAAACAGTTAACCGAAAAAGATTACAAAAATCCCGAAGACTTATTAGCCGCTCAAAATGAATTTAAATCGTTAAAAAAATCGCTTAATGCTGAAAAAAGTAAGATCAATAATTTTCGCAAAAGTGCAAAAGACGCTCAGGCAGACTTATCAAAAAATATTGCGGCATTGCAAACAGCTACTAGTGAAGATTACAACACGCTAAAGGGAATGCTGGCCGGCGATATGGCAGCACTTTCCGAAATTACAGCGTTAGTTTTTGGCGAGCAGGCCAGAGCGTGGAGTAAACGCCTATTGTCAGCGTATGAGTTGGTAGTACCAATGCTGGAGAGTAAAAAAGAAGTGGAGCAAGTAAAAGGCCGGAAGAGGGGCGCTGGGTGGAATTTACAGATGCCAGTGCACTACCCGACTTTTTAA